GAGCGCGCCGAGCATGAATTCCACCAACCGCACCGCGTTGGGACTGCTCGGGATCACACCGAGCGCGACGAGCGCCAGCCCCTCGTGCTTGCTCATCGCCGCCACCATGGTGTCGGCCAGTGCGGTGAGCCGCTCCCGCCAGTTCGCCCCACCCGGCTCCGGGACGCCGCCGAGGACATGGTCGAGCATGGCGGCCATCAGGTCGTCGCGATTGGCGACGTACACGTACAGCGAGGCGGCGCCGGTGTCCAAGTCCTGCGCCACCCGGCGCATGGTCAGCGCCGCCGCGCCGTCGCGATCCAGAATGCGCAGACCGGTCTCGACGATCACCTCGCGACTCAGCGGAGCTTTGGCCGGGCGGGCCCGGCGGCTGACGGCTGCTGCGCTCATGGGCCGAGCATAACCAGGGACGAACGGCGTTCGGGTGACCGGCGCAGGTCGGGGGTGCGAAACATGCGGGATACCGAGACACGGACCGAGAACCGATCCGGCCGCTGGTTCCGCAACGACCCGCCAGGACGCCGTCGCGACTTCCGGCACACCCCTGTCGCCGCAGTGTCATCCCCGGGCGTACCTGCCCCGCAACTCGGTTGTGCTGCATGCGCCACCGGATCGCAGCCCGCGCGACCACTGCGATCTCGCTGACGCGGAGCCGTCGGCCCACCAGAGAGTTGGGCTGATCCGGGTCCACCGTCCGGGGTCCGGGGCCGGCGAACCACTCACCCTGAGCGCCGGTAGTGTCCGCAAACCTCGAACTGTGACTTATGACATAGCAGGAGACGACGAGCATGACCGTCGCCGACTGCGGAAAACACCACAACGTGCAGCTCACAGCGTTGGTGATAGTGGAAGCAACCGCTCGTGAGAAGACGCGCGCCCGAGCGTGATTCGGGGACCGGACGGTGCGCCGGAGGGTTCCGGCATTCCGCTTCGCGATGCTCGCAGACCCCGGTTCGGTTGTCGCCGACGCTCTATGCTGGCTTCGGAATGCCGGTAGTGCGCCGGGAAGGAGGGCGCGGGTGCGCAGGAAACCGTCCACCGTGGGTGTCGCACCGGGCGACGGGCTCGTCGCTCGCTTCGGTGCGGTCGTCGCCTACCTCGGAGCCGAAACGACCTCCACGGACCGGATACTCGGCACCATCGAAGCCGTGGCCGAAGGAGAGCATCCCGGCGCCGCGCTCGCCCAGCGCTTGGCCGCGGTGATCTTCGGCAGCACGGTCCAACCGCCGCCGTTCGGCGTGGTCGCGCCGACCGACGACGGCTTGCTGATTCTGTTGCGCGGACCGGTGACCGCCGAGATCCAAGGTGCGGAGGGCACCCGCCGCCTCGACGGCGGGCGCGCGTTCACCTGGGTCGACGAGATCGTGCGCGAACCGGTGCGCCGCATCACGATCGGCGCGGACACGGGGACGCCGCCGACCGCGCTCCCCCGCACGGATCTGCGGGCGGGCGTGGTCCCCGGCGGCGGTTTCGTCATGCACGCCGCGGTGCGGCGCGCCGGGAAGACCGTCGAGCCGCGCACCTCCGAGCCCGCGGCACAGGGCGAACCAGAACCCACAGCGGCGGCCGGTTTCGCCGCGATGCCCGAACCGACCGGCGCCGCCGAGGCCGTCGTCCAGCCGAAGCCGGTCGCCCGCCCGACCGACTCGGCCCCGGTCGCTCGGCCGACCGACTCCGCCCCGGTCGCCCGCCCGCCCGACTCGGCTCGTCTCCTGGCCAAACCACGTCCGCCCCGGCACGTCACCGATCGCCCGCTCGCCTGGTCCCAGGTACAGCCCGCGCACGAACCGGTCGCTCCGCGCGAAGTTCCCGAGAACGGTGCGACGCGAGCCGCGCGCCCGGCGGCGCCGTCCGGCGACGCGGCGGCCGGTGCGCTGGTCACCGAGGACGGCGCGGCCTACCCGTTGAACCGCGCCTACGTCATCGGGCGCGGGCCGCAAGTGGACGAATCGGTGCGCGCCGCCACCGCCGCGCCGATCGTCATCCAGCGCGACCGCCACGTCTCGCGCGTCCACGCGTATGTGTCGGTCGACGGCGGCAAGGTGTACGTCCGGGACGCCGCCGCCACCTCGGGCACCTTCATCGCCGGTCCCGGCACCGATCAGTGGACCAGGATCAGCACGTCGCCGACCGAGCTCCCGCCGGGCTGGCGCGTCCGCATCAGCGAGCGGGTCCTCACCTACCGCGGCGACGAGCAGCGCACGGGCGCGGCAGATATCGCGGCAGCGCGCCGCCGATCCTGACGGCCGGATTCCTCCACCGACGCAAGCGCGGTATCGGTCACCCGGTCCGGCATCCACAGACAGCGTCGTTCGCCCGGATCGGTGCGACATACGCAGAGCGCGGGCCGCACGCACCGGCCCGATGCCACATGCACAAAGCACGGCCGCAGTACGCACCGCCCGATCGGAATGCGGTGGGGGGCATTCCCTCCCGCGCGGTCGCGATGTCTCGGGCGACCACGGCGCGGCCCACATCGCCCCGCCCGAGCACGGCAACCCTGGGCACCGCACGGCCCCACGCGAGCGGTGCTGACGCCCGGTCGGCCGGTCCCCGCCCGGTTCGGACCGCGCGGAGAGGACAATGGCGGCATGCACCGAAACGGACCGAGCCGCGACATCGACGAGTCCGAGCTGACGGTGACCCCGCCCGAAGAGCAGGCCGCGGGCGTCACCGCCGTGGCGGTGGCGCTGAAGCGCTCGATCGAGGAAATGGGCGTCGTGCGCACCGCCCGCACCTTGGCGCGGGTCAATCAGGTGCACGGCTTCGACTGCCCCGGCTGCGCGTGGCCGGAGCCGACCGGCCATCGCAGGCCCGCCGAGTTCTGCGAGAACGGCGCGAAGGCCGTCGCCGAAGAAGCCACGCTGCGCACGGTGACTCCGGAGTTCTTCGCCGCACACTCCGTGGCGGAGCTGAGCGAGAAGTCCGGCTATTGGCTCGGTCAGCAGGGCCGGCTGACCCACCCCATGGTGCTGCGGCCCGGCGACACCCACTACCGCCCCATCGCCTGGGACGACGCCTACCACCTGATCGCGGACACCCTGCGCGGACTGGACTCACCCGACGAGGCGGTGTTCTACACCTCCGGCCGCACCAGCAACGAGACCGCGTTCCTCTACCAGCTGGTGGTGCGCAGCTACGGCACCAACAACCTGCCGGACTGCTCCAACATGTGTCACGAGTCCTCCGGCACGGCGCTGTCGAGCTCGATCGGAATCGGCAAGGGGTCGGTCTCCATCGACGACTTCGCCAAGGCCGACCTGATCGTGGTCGCGGGACAGAATCCGGGCACCAACCATCCACGGATGCTCAGCGCGCTCGCCGCGGCCAAGGCCGCGGGCGCACGCGTCGTCGCGATCAACCCGCTGCCGGAGACCGGGCTGTTGGGGTTCCGGGATCCGCAGACGGTCAAAGGCGTCACCACCGGTGTGCCGATCGCCGACGATTTCCTGCAGATCCGCCTCGGCGGCGATATGGCCCTGTTCCAAGTGCTGGGCCGGCTGCTGCTGGAAGCCGAGGATCGCGCGCCCGGCACGGTGGTCGACCGGGCGTTCGTCGATGCCCACTGCGCCGGCTACGCGGAGTACGAAAAGCACGTGCGCGCGGTCGATCTCGCCACCGCCGAAGAGGCCACCGGTTTGAGCCGGACCGAACTCGAGCACACCGCGCGGGTGTTCGCCGGCGCGAGCAACATCATCGTGTGCTGGGCGATGGGCTTGACTCAGCAGGCGCATGCGGTGGCCACCATCGAGGAGGCCACCAACCTGCTGCTCTTGCGCGGCATGATCGGCAAGCCGGGCGCGGGGGTGTGCCCCGTACGTGGGCACTCCAACGTGCAGGGCGACCGCACCATGGGCATCTGGGAGAAGATGCCCGCCGCTTTCCTCGACGCCCTCGACCGCGAGTTCGGCATCACCAGCCCTCGCGAGCACGGCTTCGACACCGTCGCGGCCATCCGCGCCATGCGCGACGGACGCGCGAAGGTCTTCTTCGGCATGGGCGGCAACTTCGTCTCCGCCACTCCGGATACCGGCGTGACCGAAGCCGCGCTGCGCGGCTGTGCGCTGACCGTGCAGGTCTCCACCAAACTCAATCGCAGCCACGTCGTGCACGGTCGCACCGCGCTCATCCTGCCGACGCTCGGCCGCACCGACCTCGACCTCGCCCCCGACGGCGGCAAACAGCAGGTCTCCGTGGAGGACTCGATGTCGATGGTGCACCTGTCCACCGGACGGCTGAAACCGGTCAGCGACCAGCTGCGCAGCGAAGTCGCCATCGTCTGCGAACTCGCCCAGGCGCTCTTCGGTCCCGGGCACCCGGTGCCGTGGGCGCGCTTCGCCCGCGACTACGACCACATCCGCGACGCCATTGCTCGCGTCGTGCCCGGCTGCGCCGACTACAACACCAAAGTGCGCGCGCGCAACGGCTTCCAGCTTCCTCACCCGCCTCGCGACGCCCGCGAATTCCGCACCGCCACCGGCAAAGCCAACTTCGCGGTCAACGAGATGAGCTGGCTGCCGGTCCCCGCGGGCAGGCTGATCCTGCAAACGCTGCGCAGCCACGACCAGTACAACACCACCATCTACGGTCTCGACGACCGCTACCGCGGCATCCACAACGGCCGCAAAGTAGTGCTGGTCCACCCCGACGACATCACCGCGTTCGGCTTCCACGACGGCGATCTGGTCGACCTCGTGTCCGAATGGACCGACGGCACCGAACGCCGCGTCGAGGGCTTCCGCCTGGTCTCCTACCCCACCCCACGCGGCAACGCCGCCGCCTACTATCCCGAAACCAATCCCCTCGTGCCGCTGGACCATGTCGCGAAACGCTCGAACACACCCGTCTCCAAGGCAGTCACCATCCGTCTCGAGGCTGCACCGGCATGAGCGGTCAGGCCCGGAGGCGGCAGCGCAGCGTAACCACGCAGGGCCCCGCCCATGCCGGAATCGGACACAGCATGAGCGGTCAGGCCCGGAGGAGGCAGCGCAGCGTGACCACGCAGGGCGAGGGGTACAGCGCATGAGTCGCGTCACCGCTCGCCGCCGGATGCGCCGGATCACTCCCGGCGCGGACATCCAGCGCCCGGACACCCTCGCCGTCGAGGAGCCGCTGGAAATCCGCGTCGGCGGGCAGTCGCTGACGGTCACCATGCGCACCCCTGGCAACGACATCGATCTGGTGCACGGATTCCTGCTGAGCGAAGGCATCATCGGCTCCGCCGAGGACATCGTGGCGGCGCGTTACTGCGCGGGCACCGACGAGCAGGGCCGCAACACCTACAACGTCCTCGACCTCACCCTGCGCACCCCCGTCCCGGTGCGGACCCGATCCTTCCTCACCACCGGAGCCTGCGGGCTGTGCGGCAAGACCGCTCTGGACGAGGTCCGCACCCGCACCCGGTTCCCCCTGTCACCGGGCGGCCCCGCAGTGGACACCAGCGTCCTGGCCGCCATGCCGGACCGGCTGCGCGACCGCCAGTCCGTCTTCGACGCCACCGGCGGCCTGCATGCCGCTGGCCTGTTCACCCCCGGAGGCCGACCGCTGGCCGTTCGGGAGGACATCGGCAGGCACAACGCCGTCGACAAGGTGATCGGCTGGGCGCTGCGCGAAACCCGCGTTCCCGCCCGCGATCTCGTGCTGATCGTCAGCGGGCGCGCATCGTTCGAACTGGTGCAGAAAGCCGTCATGGCGGGGATCCCGATGCTCGGCGCGGTCTCGGCGCCCAGTTCGCTGGCGGTCGACCTCGCCGTTGACGCCGGGCTCACCCTGGTCGGATTCCTCCGCGGCGACACCATGAACATCTACAGCGCCCCCGAACGGATCAACAGCGATCCGGAAGCCTCCTTGTTGGCCTGACTCACTATTGCCCGCGCCGGATACCCGTTTTACCGTGACTGCACGGGAGCCGAAACGGGTTCGGCGA
Above is a genomic segment from Nocardia sputorum containing:
- a CDS encoding TetR/AcrR family transcriptional regulator, with translation MSAAAVSRRARPAKAPLSREVIVETGLRILDRDGAAALTMRRVAQDLDTGAASLYVYVANRDDLMAAMLDHVLGGVPEPGGANWRERLTALADTMVAAMSKHEGLALVALGVIPSSPNAVRLVEFMLGALIEAGLDERTASWAVDLLYLHITAAAAEQSAHDTGGGSEQEYLAAMERRFAELPADRYPTVVAMRQALLSGDGDARAAWAVRVLINGILATPAE
- a CDS encoding FHA domain-containing protein encodes the protein MRRKPSTVGVAPGDGLVARFGAVVAYLGAETTSTDRILGTIEAVAEGEHPGAALAQRLAAVIFGSTVQPPPFGVVAPTDDGLLILLRGPVTAEIQGAEGTRRLDGGRAFTWVDEIVREPVRRITIGADTGTPPTALPRTDLRAGVVPGGGFVMHAAVRRAGKTVEPRTSEPAAQGEPEPTAAAGFAAMPEPTGAAEAVVQPKPVARPTDSAPVARPTDSAPVARPPDSARLLAKPRPPRHVTDRPLAWSQVQPAHEPVAPREVPENGATRAARPAAPSGDAAAGALVTEDGAAYPLNRAYVIGRGPQVDESVRAATAAPIVIQRDRHVSRVHAYVSVDGGKVYVRDAAATSGTFIAGPGTDQWTRISTSPTELPPGWRVRISERVLTYRGDEQRTGAADIAAARRRS
- a CDS encoding FdhF/YdeP family oxidoreductase, whose protein sequence is MHRNGPSRDIDESELTVTPPEEQAAGVTAVAVALKRSIEEMGVVRTARTLARVNQVHGFDCPGCAWPEPTGHRRPAEFCENGAKAVAEEATLRTVTPEFFAAHSVAELSEKSGYWLGQQGRLTHPMVLRPGDTHYRPIAWDDAYHLIADTLRGLDSPDEAVFYTSGRTSNETAFLYQLVVRSYGTNNLPDCSNMCHESSGTALSSSIGIGKGSVSIDDFAKADLIVVAGQNPGTNHPRMLSALAAAKAAGARVVAINPLPETGLLGFRDPQTVKGVTTGVPIADDFLQIRLGGDMALFQVLGRLLLEAEDRAPGTVVDRAFVDAHCAGYAEYEKHVRAVDLATAEEATGLSRTELEHTARVFAGASNIIVCWAMGLTQQAHAVATIEEATNLLLLRGMIGKPGAGVCPVRGHSNVQGDRTMGIWEKMPAAFLDALDREFGITSPREHGFDTVAAIRAMRDGRAKVFFGMGGNFVSATPDTGVTEAALRGCALTVQVSTKLNRSHVVHGRTALILPTLGRTDLDLAPDGGKQQVSVEDSMSMVHLSTGRLKPVSDQLRSEVAIVCELAQALFGPGHPVPWARFARDYDHIRDAIARVVPGCADYNTKVRARNGFQLPHPPRDAREFRTATGKANFAVNEMSWLPVPAGRLILQTLRSHDQYNTTIYGLDDRYRGIHNGRKVVLVHPDDITAFGFHDGDLVDLVSEWTDGTERRVEGFRLVSYPTPRGNAAAYYPETNPLVPLDHVAKRSNTPVSKAVTIRLEAAPA
- the fdhD gene encoding formate dehydrogenase accessory sulfurtransferase FdhD, which codes for MSRVTARRRMRRITPGADIQRPDTLAVEEPLEIRVGGQSLTVTMRTPGNDIDLVHGFLLSEGIIGSAEDIVAARYCAGTDEQGRNTYNVLDLTLRTPVPVRTRSFLTTGACGLCGKTALDEVRTRTRFPLSPGGPAVDTSVLAAMPDRLRDRQSVFDATGGLHAAGLFTPGGRPLAVREDIGRHNAVDKVIGWALRETRVPARDLVLIVSGRASFELVQKAVMAGIPMLGAVSAPSSLAVDLAVDAGLTLVGFLRGDTMNIYSAPERINSDPEASLLA